The Pseudomonadota bacterium region CGAAACCTGAAAACCATGTTGTTTATTTAGTTGGAATAGACAAAGCGCGTTTCAAGAAGCCTGTGGTGCCTGGAGATCAGTTGGTCATCAAAGCAGAGATTGTTCGTAATTTGAAAGGTATTTGGAAGTTTTCGGTTAGAGCTGAAGTTGATGGGAAGCTTGCTTCTGAGGCTGTCCTTATGTGTACGCATAGGGAAGTATGATTCACCAGACAGCGGTCATTGATCTTGGTGCCCAAATTTCTGCTGATGTTGAAATTGGGGCGTACTCGATTATCGGTAAAAGTGTCTCGATAGGTTCGGGAACACGTATCGGCTCTCATACCGTTATAACTGGCAAGACCTCGATTGGTGCAAAAAATCATATTTTTCATCATGTCTCTTTAGGGGAGCAACCACAAGACAAAAAATATGCAGGTGAGGAAACGGCACTAGAAATTGGTGATGGGAATGTCATCAGAGAGTTTTGTACGTTCAATACGGGTACTGTGCAGGATAAGGGGAAGACTGTTATTGGTAGCCGTAATTGGATCATGGCCTATGTTCATGTTGCCCATGATTGCATTGTAGGTGATGATGTTATCTTGGCTAACTGCACGCAATTATCAGGGCATGTCGAAATTGGAGACTTTGCCATGCTTGGTGGCTTTACGTGTATTCATCAGTTTTGTCGCGTGGGTGCTCACGCATTGACGGGGCTTGGCTCAGTCGTGCTTTCTGATGTGCCTCCTTACGTAACGTGTAATGGTAATGCGGCTAAGCCTCACGGTATCAATGCAGAGGGGCTTAAAAGAAGAGGTTTTAGTCGAGAGTCGATACGAACGATACGGGAGGCGTATAAAGTCTTGTACCGATCGTCGCTTTCTTTAGAGGAAGCTAAAGAAGAGATCAGTCATATGGTAAAAGATGCACCAGAGCTGACGATATTATCGGATTTTCTATCCTCGAATTTAAGCAGAAGTGTTATTCGGTAATGTTGGGTTCGTCTCGTACTCTGCGTGTCGTAATCGTGGTTGGTGAGGTATCGGGTGATATGCTTGGGTCGGCATTATTAAAAGAACTCAACCTAAGGTTCTTGAGTTTGGAATCCGTTGGCATAGGTGGGCCCCTGATGGCCATTCAAGGATTCAGTGCGTGGTACCCAATGAGTGAGCTCTCAGTTATGGGGTATGTCGAAGTGCTTCTGAAGCTTCCTCGCTTGCTCAGAATCCGATCATCACTCGCAAAAAAAATTGTTGCCTATAAACCTGACTTAGTTATTGGTGTCGATGCTCCTGACTTTAACCTTTCACTTGAGCGAACTATTCGGAATAGTGGCATTCCAGTGATCCATCTCGTTAGTCCCTCAATCTGGGCGTGGCGATATGAGCGGATCCATAAAATCCGTCAATCTGTTGACCATATGTTGGTTTTATTTCCATTTGAAGAAAAAATTTATGAGCAAGAGGGTATCCCAGTATCTTATGTGGGCCATCCTCTTGCAGATGAGATTGAGCCTGAGGTTGATCGGTCAAAGTATCGAAGTGAGTTCGGGTTTTCGTTGAGCGAAAAGGTAGTCGCACTTCTTCCAGGAAGTAGAAAGTCCGAATTAAAGCAGCATCTTAGTTTAATGATAGATGCCGCCAAGTTGATTCAAAATGCGTTTCCTGAGATACGCTTTGTGGTTCCCTTGTTAGATAAGGAAGCCCATGACTTTGCGCGCTCGATTTTATCCGGGAGGGACGTTATTTTGAATGGTGCAGTTGACTTTATTGTTGCCCAAACACATAACGCGTTGAAAGCTGTAGATATTGCGATTGTTGCTTCTGGTACGGTCACATTGGAAGGCCTACTGTGTGAGTGTCCTATGGTTGTGACTTATAAGGTGTCTA contains the following coding sequences:
- the lpxA gene encoding acyl-ACP--UDP-N-acetylglucosamine O-acyltransferase produces the protein MIHQTAVIDLGAQISADVEIGAYSIIGKSVSIGSGTRIGSHTVITGKTSIGAKNHIFHHVSLGEQPQDKKYAGEETALEIGDGNVIREFCTFNTGTVQDKGKTVIGSRNWIMAYVHVAHDCIVGDDVILANCTQLSGHVEIGDFAMLGGFTCIHQFCRVGAHALTGLGSVVLSDVPPYVTCNGNAAKPHGINAEGLKRRGFSRESIRTIREAYKVLYRSSLSLEEAKEEISHMVKDAPELTILSDFLSSNLSRSVIR
- the lpxB gene encoding lipid-A-disaccharide synthase, with translation MLGSSRTLRVVIVVGEVSGDMLGSALLKELNLRFLSLESVGIGGPLMAIQGFSAWYPMSELSVMGYVEVLLKLPRLLRIRSSLAKKIVAYKPDLVIGVDAPDFNLSLERTIRNSGIPVIHLVSPSIWAWRYERIHKIRQSVDHMLVLFPFEEKIYEQEGIPVSYVGHPLADEIEPEVDRSKYRSEFGFSLSEKVVALLPGSRKSELKQHLSLMIDAAKLIQNAFPEIRFVVPLLDKEAHDFARSILSGRDVILNGAVDFIVAQTHNALKAVDIAIVASGTVTLEGLLCECPMVVTYKVSKLTAWLIRRRASTRFVSLPNIISNESLVSELIQEDAQPDLLAKEVILMFQNPDQLASLRMRFRVIKSSLRMGAAKRSADVIQRFLNIE